A single genomic interval of Koleobacter methoxysyntrophicus harbors:
- a CDS encoding MBL fold metallo-hydrolase has product MKLTVLGNCGAYPAEGRACSGYLLEDDMVKVLIDCGSGVVSRLQKYCSIKNLSAVILSHLHWDHFSDLMTLRYAVDSLLLSGQRGPLKVYVPESPGELVELIKYKDAIDIETINGDKRYKIGEINIDFFPVKHSVMCWGLVAIKGSKKILYSADTGYDENLISLAKDIDLFLCEAALREMDYNEEVGKYHMTGRQAAMIGYKAGVKRLLLTHFWPTHEPEDILKEAKQIETVDVNIALEGKTYII; this is encoded by the coding sequence GTGAAATTAACGGTATTAGGAAATTGTGGAGCATATCCTGCTGAGGGGAGGGCATGTTCTGGATATTTATTAGAGGATGACATGGTAAAGGTCTTAATTGACTGTGGAAGCGGTGTAGTTAGCAGACTGCAGAAGTATTGTTCCATTAAAAACCTTTCAGCTGTTATCCTGTCCCACCTCCACTGGGATCATTTTAGTGACCTTATGACTTTGAGGTATGCTGTGGATAGTCTTTTGTTATCAGGACAAAGGGGGCCTTTAAAAGTATATGTGCCTGAAAGCCCCGGTGAACTGGTAGAACTGATTAAGTATAAAGATGCTATAGATATCGAAACTATTAATGGTGATAAGAGGTACAAAATCGGTGAGATAAATATTGACTTTTTCCCTGTAAAACATTCTGTTATGTGCTGGGGGTTGGTAGCAATCAAAGGAAGCAAAAAAATCCTTTATTCCGCTGATACAGGATATGACGAAAACTTAATATCTTTAGCTAAAGATATAGACCTATTTCTTTGTGAAGCGGCCTTAAGAGAGATGGATTATAACGAAGAGGTTGGTAAATATCATATGACCGGCCGGCAGGCGGCAATGATTGGTTATAAAGCGGGGGTAAAAAGACTGCTTTTGACCCATTTCTGGCCGACCCATGAACCGGAGGATATATTAAAAGAAGCCAAGCAAATTGAAACAGTCGATGTCAACATAGCCCTTGAGGGTAAAACTTATATTATATAA
- a CDS encoding DNA-binding domain-containing protein, translated as MKFRLMVVDDDKALRRILANIIENNNLGEIVDEASDGEEAEGKIIALKPDIVLMDLLLPGKDGIEVIHNIKKRGIKTYFIMISQVEAEDLVTQAYKSGIEFFIHKPINTIETIKVISKVEEIIKLKTTFQMVRDTVISIEKPDSEIYVNRNTSRIDFLLADLGILGEAGSEDIRITIENYDSLKDNINNLQDLYEFLHNYYISKGKKKSSDSKAIEMRIRRAITKALQNIASMGTENYDSEQFLRYAPILFDFKEIKKEMDYVRGKSKKGGKINIKKFIEGSILLCKE; from the coding sequence ATGAAGTTCAGGTTGATGGTCGTAGATGATGATAAAGCTCTAAGGCGGATACTAGCTAACATTATTGAGAATAATAATCTCGGGGAAATAGTAGACGAAGCTTCAGATGGAGAGGAAGCAGAGGGAAAAATAATCGCATTAAAGCCGGATATAGTTCTTATGGATCTATTGCTTCCCGGTAAAGATGGTATTGAGGTTATACATAATATTAAAAAAAGGGGGATAAAGACCTACTTCATAATGATTTCACAGGTAGAGGCTGAAGATTTGGTAACACAGGCCTATAAGAGCGGTATAGAGTTTTTCATCCATAAACCGATTAATACCATCGAAACAATAAAAGTAATATCTAAGGTTGAGGAAATTATAAAATTAAAAACAACCTTTCAAATGGTAAGAGATACTGTAATCAGTATCGAAAAACCGGATTCGGAAATATATGTTAATAGAAATACAAGTCGGATTGATTTTTTACTTGCAGATTTAGGTATATTAGGGGAAGCTGGAAGTGAGGATATTAGAATAACTATTGAAAATTATGATTCTCTCAAAGATAATATAAACAATCTTCAAGACCTGTATGAATTTCTTCATAACTATTATATATCCAAAGGCAAAAAGAAATCCTCGGATTCTAAAGCTATAGAAATGAGGATTCGTCGGGCTATAACCAAAGCATTACAGAATATTGCCTCAATGGGTACAGAAAATTATGACAGCGAACAATTTTTGCGATATGCTCCAATCCTTTTCGATTTTAAAGAAATAAAAAAAGAAATGGATTATGTTAGGGGCAAATCTAAAAAAGGGGGAAAAATAAATATCAAAAAATTCATTGAAGGAAGCATACTGCTCTGCAAAGAATAG